A single Nicotiana tabacum cultivar K326 chromosome 5, ASM71507v2, whole genome shotgun sequence DNA region contains:
- the LOC107803934 gene encoding calcium-dependent protein kinase 8-like — protein MANDEHLKKAFEFFDKNQSGYIEIEELREALADEIETNSEEVINAIMHHVDTDKDGRISYDEFSTMMKTGTDWRKASRQYSRERYNSLSLKLMKNGSLQMNNETR, from the exons ATGGCTAATGATGAGCACCTGAAAAAGGCGTTTGAATTTTTTGATAAGAACCAAAGTGGCTATATAGAGATTGAGGAGTTGAGGGAGGCCTTAGCTGACGAGATTGAAACCAACAGCGAAGAAGTTATCAATGCTATTATGCACCATGTGGACACAGACAAG GacggacggataagttacgatgAATTCTCTACAATGATGAAGACTGGCACAGATTGGAGGAAGGCGTCAAGACAGTATTCACGAGAACGATATAATAGTCTCAGCTTGAAATTAATGAAGAATGGTTCCTTACAAATGAACAATGAGACTAGATAA
- the LOC107803936 gene encoding uncharacterized protein LOC107803936 → MLRQGHLKELLSDKGRNNFSRGREHQGPPKPSSPALTINTIIGGSDDASVNDIKFTTTHKLKRSITCERYDRVEESIIFDESDIDGLTFPHNDSLIITLHILDTNVKRIMLDDGSGACIIHPRVLTQMRLEDKIVSRCIMLTGFNNVVERMSGEITLPILADGVTLETTFHIMDQATTYNAKVRHKFSPAINDAIHEEVEKLLEIGSIRELKYPKWIAT, encoded by the exons ATGTTGCGGCAAGGACACCTCAAAGAGCTGTTGAGCGACAAGGGTAGGAATAACTTTTCTAGAGGACGTGAACACCAAGGTCCGCCAAAGCCGTCATCACCAGCTCTTACTATCAACACGATCATTGGCGGTAGCGATGACGCCTCCGTCAACGACATTAAATTCACCACCACTCACAAGCTCAAACGATCTATCACCTGCGAACGGTATGACAGAGTTGAAGAAAGTATCATTTTCGACGAGTCAGATATTGACGGTTTGACTTTCCCTCATAATGATTCTCTCATCATTACTTTGCACATTTTAGATACTAATGTCAAACGTATCATGTTGGATGATGGAAGTGGAGCgtgcattatccatccccgagtTCTCACCCAAATGagactcgaggacaagatagtgTCGCGCTGCATCATGCTAACTGGTTTTAATAATGTAGTTGAACGGATGTCAGGAGAAATTACGCTTCCCATCTTGGCCGACGGCGTAACGCTGGAGacaacattccacatcatggaccaggccACTACGTACAACGCCAAA GTCAGGCATAAATTCAGTCCAGCCATCAACGATGCCATCCACGAGGAAGTGGAGAAACTGTTAGAAATTGGCTCAATCAGGGAGTTGAAGTACCCCAAATGGATCGCCACGTAG